A genomic stretch from Sphingobacterium sp. ML3W includes:
- a CDS encoding ketoacyl-ACP synthase III, with product MNIKIIGSGSYLPDNKINNANFEDRIFLDEAGEPIKYPESIIGKFKDITGIEERRYANNDQVASDLASIAAERAIANADIDQETLDYIIVAHNYGDVPYGKVQSDTVPSLATRVKKKLGIRNPHCIAYDLLFGCPGWNEGVIQANAFIKSGMAKRCMVIGTETLSRVVDPYDRDSMIYADGAGAVIVEATTEEAGLLSFESATYAFDEADYLYFGGSFNSQHEEGTRYIKMKGRKIYEFALSKVPLAMQVCIEKANLDINAIKKILIHQANEKMDEAIISRFYGLYHMQPPKDIMPMSIHKFGNSSVATIPTLYDLIRQGKIEGHSFNKNDIILFASVGAGMNINAFTYRL from the coding sequence ATGAATATAAAAATTATTGGGTCAGGTAGCTATCTTCCGGACAATAAAATCAATAACGCGAATTTTGAAGATCGTATTTTTTTGGATGAGGCTGGTGAGCCTATCAAATACCCTGAATCCATTATAGGTAAGTTTAAAGATATTACTGGCATTGAGGAACGTCGTTATGCAAATAATGATCAGGTTGCTTCTGATCTAGCGTCTATTGCCGCAGAGCGGGCAATCGCTAACGCTGACATCGATCAAGAGACACTTGATTATATTATTGTCGCACATAACTATGGCGATGTACCCTACGGAAAAGTTCAATCCGATACTGTTCCCAGTCTGGCAACACGAGTCAAGAAAAAATTAGGTATACGAAATCCACATTGTATCGCCTATGATCTTTTATTCGGATGCCCAGGCTGGAATGAAGGCGTGATACAAGCTAATGCATTTATCAAATCGGGCATGGCTAAACGCTGTATGGTTATCGGTACCGAGACACTTTCCCGTGTCGTAGATCCATACGATCGTGATTCAATGATCTATGCTGATGGTGCAGGCGCAGTTATCGTAGAAGCTACAACAGAAGAGGCAGGATTACTGTCTTTTGAAAGTGCAACTTATGCATTTGATGAGGCCGACTATCTTTATTTTGGAGGTTCCTTTAACAGCCAACATGAAGAAGGCACCCGTTACATTAAGATGAAGGGACGAAAGATATATGAATTCGCTCTGAGTAAGGTTCCTTTAGCCATGCAAGTCTGTATAGAGAAAGCTAATCTCGACATTAATGCCATAAAAAAGATATTAATTCATCAGGCCAATGAGAAAATGGATGAGGCTATTATTTCGCGATTCTATGGATTATATCATATGCAGCCGCCCAAGGATATTATGCCGATGTCTATTCATAAATTTGGGAACAGCAGTGTTGCAACTATTCCAACACTCTATGATTTAATTAGGCAGGGAAAAATTGAAGGGCATTCATTCAATAAAAATGACATCATCTTATTTGCCTCTGTAGGTGCAGGAATGAATATAAATGCATTTACCTATAGACTTTAG
- a CDS encoding 2,3-butanediol dehydrogenase, with the protein MTNTMKAARWYAAKDIRVESTEIPEPRTGQVKIAVHFAGICGSDLHEYVHGPQLIPVDRPYPLNGHQGTTTLGHEFSGIIDAIGEGVHHLKVGDRVVVEPIFKNFDSPFIANGAYNLSEPLGFVGLSSNGGFAPYVVVEDYMVHKIPDSMSFEKGALVEPAAVAVYAVLQSGLKIGETVLVSGAGPIGLLCLQAALAAGATTVIVTDIADKRLEKAKAIGATHIINAKEEGILQKIKSITELGVDVFLDCAGVQDSYTTGIDSLKNGGTAVLVALFGKPVTTNALDQVLREITIKGIIAYRNIFPQVIALIDSGRMPVEKLVTRKISLDNIVSEGFEALVNDPTEVKILIDIQKN; encoded by the coding sequence ATGACGAATACAATGAAAGCCGCACGTTGGTATGCTGCAAAAGATATCAGAGTAGAATCAACAGAAATCCCTGAGCCGAGGACTGGTCAAGTTAAAATAGCTGTTCATTTCGCAGGAATCTGTGGATCTGATCTACATGAATATGTACACGGTCCCCAATTAATCCCAGTAGATCGACCTTATCCACTAAATGGGCATCAAGGAACCACTACATTGGGGCATGAGTTTTCAGGAATAATAGATGCGATTGGCGAAGGCGTCCATCATTTAAAAGTAGGTGACCGTGTGGTCGTAGAACCGATTTTTAAGAACTTTGATAGTCCTTTTATCGCAAATGGCGCATATAATTTATCTGAACCTTTGGGATTTGTAGGTCTATCCAGCAATGGTGGATTTGCGCCGTATGTTGTCGTCGAAGACTATATGGTACACAAAATACCAGATAGCATGTCGTTCGAAAAGGGGGCATTGGTGGAACCTGCTGCTGTAGCAGTTTATGCAGTGCTGCAAAGTGGACTTAAAATCGGAGAGACTGTATTAGTTTCTGGCGCTGGTCCGATAGGTTTACTATGTCTTCAGGCTGCACTTGCCGCAGGTGCAACAACAGTTATTGTGACTGATATCGCAGACAAGCGTTTGGAGAAGGCTAAAGCCATCGGTGCTACCCATATCATCAATGCAAAAGAAGAAGGTATACTACAAAAAATTAAGTCCATCACGGAGCTTGGAGTGGATGTATTTCTAGATTGCGCTGGTGTACAAGACTCCTATACAACTGGAATTGATAGTTTAAAAAATGGTGGAACGGCTGTTTTAGTTGCACTTTTTGGCAAACCTGTAACTACCAATGCACTGGATCAGGTGCTGCGGGAAATCACAATTAAAGGTATTATCGCCTATCGTAATATCTTTCCACAGGTTATCGCGCTTATCGATAGTGGACGTATGCCCGTAGAAAAACTTGTGACACGCAAAATAAGCTTAGACAATATCGTTTCAGAAGGATTTGAAGCTCTGGTTAATGATCCCACTGAAGTCAAAATCTTAATTGATATACAGAAAAATTAA
- a CDS encoding metallophosphoesterase produces the protein MLIYLRLRRLAVWKSQPLTANVIWWLLSIFSYACIFLNLFFEWNNFIAACFMFFPISLLLAKTILLFSIGVDIFLIFFRNIGRRLTNNNTIPDANKKTIGRSDFIIKSGLLLSSIPLVALTRGFISNLYDYQIKQVNLILPDLPKSFEGKTIAQISDIHAGSLYNLNAVKKGISLLLSQKPDIIFFTGDLVNDFADEMDDHLSIFDKLTAPLGVFSILGNHDYGDYHFNRFHFNNERKLTKQQNLSNVKDIHRKLGWQLLLNESKEIAVNNEKITLVGVENWGANNPHNYGDLDLAMSKVDPSSPINFLLSHDPSHWRAEVLPKYPMIDVTFSGHTHGGQFGFSNPDYQWSPIKYAYREWAGLYQEKHQSLYVNVGFGYLDYPSRVGILPEITIFHLKSKV, from the coding sequence ATGTTAATATATTTAAGGTTACGCAGACTGGCAGTATGGAAATCACAACCATTAACCGCAAATGTAATCTGGTGGTTATTGAGTATTTTCTCTTATGCCTGCATATTCCTGAATTTATTTTTCGAGTGGAACAATTTTATCGCTGCTTGTTTCATGTTCTTCCCCATTTCATTGCTACTTGCAAAGACAATCCTTCTTTTCTCCATCGGCGTAGATATATTTTTGATATTTTTTAGAAATATTGGCAGACGACTAACAAACAATAACACAATACCAGATGCAAATAAAAAAACCATTGGAAGATCTGATTTCATTATCAAAAGTGGTCTTTTGTTGAGTAGTATCCCTTTAGTCGCTTTAACCCGTGGTTTTATATCCAATCTCTATGATTACCAAATCAAACAGGTCAATTTGATTTTACCCGATCTTCCAAAATCGTTCGAGGGCAAGACCATCGCTCAGATTTCTGACATACACGCTGGCAGTCTTTATAATTTAAATGCTGTAAAAAAGGGTATAAGCCTATTGCTTTCACAAAAGCCAGATATCATTTTCTTCACAGGAGATCTGGTGAATGACTTTGCCGATGAGATGGATGACCACCTTTCCATATTTGATAAATTAACGGCCCCCTTGGGTGTCTTTTCTATTTTGGGAAATCACGACTATGGGGACTATCATTTTAATAGGTTCCATTTCAACAATGAGCGTAAGTTGACCAAACAGCAGAACCTGAGCAATGTAAAAGATATCCATCGCAAACTTGGCTGGCAGCTCCTGTTAAACGAGTCGAAGGAGATTGCCGTAAATAATGAAAAAATCACGCTTGTAGGTGTAGAGAACTGGGGGGCGAACAACCCGCACAATTATGGCGATCTCGATCTGGCCATGTCCAAGGTTGATCCTTCTTCACCTATCAACTTCCTCCTTTCACATGACCCGTCACATTGGAGGGCTGAGGTATTACCAAAATATCCGATGATCGATGTCACCTTTAGTGGACACACACATGGTGGTCAATTCGGCTTTAGCAATCCAGATTATCAATGGAGCCCAATTAAATATGCCTATCGTGAATGGGCCGGTCTGTATCAGGAAAAACATCAATCACTTTATGTGAATGTAGGTTTCGGCTACCTGGATTACCCCAGTCGAGTGGGAATATTACCTGAGATCACGATATTCCATTTAAAAAGTAAGGTTTAA
- a CDS encoding gamma-glutamyl-gamma-aminobutyrate hydrolase family protein (Members of this family of hydrolases with an active site Cys residue belong to MEROPS family C26.): MIKIGISACFFYPDKERTVFGPKSLSYMENDMARWIGKKGVLPVLLPDLEGELLTDIIDQMDGIILQGGSDISPEQYGEDPIGKWRGDAYRDQYELKILDYAIRKDKPILGICRGFQLMNVYFGGSLYQDIPSQVPGAGVHRSAELYDTINHPINFVPGTLLGDLYGHISNPKVNTVHHQAVKQLGQDLEVYAHSDDGFIEAFGYTKAAPGKVMGVQWHPEFSATQAGELLDEELIFNVFLEHAKQHRN; this comes from the coding sequence ATGATCAAAATTGGTATAAGCGCCTGCTTCTTTTATCCTGACAAGGAACGTACAGTCTTTGGTCCTAAATCACTGAGCTATATGGAAAATGATATGGCCCGTTGGATAGGGAAAAAAGGCGTACTTCCGGTGCTGCTTCCCGATTTAGAGGGGGAGCTGTTGACGGATATTATTGATCAGATGGATGGTATCATCCTCCAAGGGGGCAGCGATATCTCGCCGGAGCAATATGGTGAGGATCCCATAGGAAAATGGAGAGGAGACGCTTACCGGGATCAGTATGAACTAAAGATATTGGATTATGCGATCAGGAAGGATAAACCCATATTGGGTATCTGCCGGGGATTCCAATTGATGAATGTCTATTTTGGGGGGTCACTTTATCAGGATATTCCTTCACAGGTGCCTGGAGCGGGAGTCCATCGGTCAGCGGAATTATATGATACGATTAATCACCCCATAAACTTTGTGCCTGGAACCTTACTTGGGGATTTGTATGGGCATATCTCTAATCCTAAGGTAAACACCGTACATCATCAGGCGGTCAAACAGCTTGGACAAGATTTGGAAGTATACGCTCATTCGGATGATGGTTTTATCGAGGCATTTGGATATACCAAAGCAGCTCCAGGTAAAGTGATGGGTGTACAATGGCATCCGGAGTTTTCTGCTACGCAAGCCGGAGAACTGTTGGATGAAGAATTGATTTTTAATGTTTTTCTAGAACATGCAAAACAACATAGAAATTAG
- a CDS encoding arylsulfatase, producing MNLLKSINNKKVAAAVFLLAISGTAFAQNRETRPNIVFIMADDLGYGDLGVYGQKKIETKHIDSLANKGMKFENFYAGTSVCAPSRSSLMTGQHTGHTYVRGNKEIEPEGQQPLADSVQTIAMLLQKAGYATGAFGKWGLGMVNTSGAPDQKGFYEFYGYNCQRQSHRYYPTHLWHNKERIELDGNGLLAKGQYAPALIQEKTLAFIDANKDKPFFLFVPTVLPHAELSGPEDEYYQRYANSFDEKPHKGNDYGPKATVPGYAGVEKPHAMYASMVSRMDAYVGQIVEKLRQNKLLDNTVIIFTSDNGSHKEGGADPNFFNSSGGLRGNKRDLYEGGVRTPFIAYWPGKIAEGKTSNYLGAFWDIMPTMVELAKADKPRYTDGISFVPTLLGRNKQQKQHNYLYWEFHEDGGRQALRKGDWKLILQKVITGTPTKELYNLKQDPKEQNNVANSNPKKVQELQRLIEKAHVESAIFPLTNNAK from the coding sequence ATGAACCTACTAAAATCTATTAATAATAAGAAGGTAGCTGCAGCTGTTTTCTTATTGGCTATCTCAGGAACCGCATTTGCTCAAAATAGGGAGACAAGACCCAATATTGTTTTTATTATGGCGGATGACCTCGGTTATGGAGACCTTGGTGTATACGGTCAGAAAAAGATTGAAACCAAGCATATAGATTCACTAGCCAATAAGGGAATGAAGTTTGAGAACTTTTATGCTGGTACCTCTGTCTGTGCGCCTTCGCGTTCTTCTCTAATGACAGGACAACATACTGGACATACCTATGTAAGAGGAAATAAAGAAATCGAACCAGAGGGACAACAACCGTTGGCAGACTCGGTACAGACAATCGCTATGTTGTTGCAGAAGGCGGGCTATGCGACAGGTGCTTTCGGAAAATGGGGTTTAGGGATGGTTAATACTTCTGGGGCACCGGATCAGAAAGGATTTTACGAGTTTTATGGTTACAATTGCCAACGTCAATCCCACCGTTATTATCCTACTCACCTTTGGCATAATAAAGAGCGAATTGAGCTTGATGGTAATGGATTATTGGCCAAAGGTCAATATGCACCAGCATTGATCCAAGAGAAAACTCTTGCCTTTATTGATGCGAATAAAGACAAACCTTTCTTTCTCTTTGTACCTACCGTACTTCCCCATGCCGAACTTTCTGGTCCAGAAGATGAATATTACCAGCGATATGCCAATTCATTTGATGAAAAACCACATAAAGGAAATGATTACGGACCAAAGGCAACAGTTCCGGGTTATGCTGGTGTAGAGAAACCGCATGCAATGTATGCCAGCATGGTAAGTCGTATGGATGCTTATGTAGGTCAGATCGTAGAAAAACTACGTCAAAACAAATTGCTTGACAATACCGTAATCATATTTACAAGTGACAACGGTTCACATAAAGAAGGGGGAGCAGATCCTAATTTTTTCAATAGTTCTGGAGGTTTGCGTGGAAATAAGCGCGATTTGTATGAAGGAGGCGTCAGGACTCCGTTCATTGCCTATTGGCCGGGAAAAATAGCTGAAGGAAAGACATCAAACTATCTGGGTGCATTTTGGGATATTATGCCGACGATGGTAGAACTTGCTAAGGCGGATAAACCCAGATATACAGATGGGATTTCTTTTGTTCCTACTTTATTGGGACGCAACAAACAACAAAAGCAACATAATTATCTTTATTGGGAATTCCATGAAGATGGTGGACGTCAAGCCTTACGAAAAGGTGACTGGAAACTCATTTTGCAGAAAGTAATTACTGGTACTCCGACTAAGGAACTGTACAACCTCAAACAAGATCCAAAAGAACAGAACAATGTCGCGAATAGCAATCCGAAAAAAGTACAGGAATTGCAACGCTTGATTGAGAAAGCGCATGTGGAGAGTGCTATCTTCCCGTTGACCAATAATGCGAAATAA
- a CDS encoding VOC family protein yields the protein MNTKFEAGINIAIKIPKNKYEKTVAFYKDILKLDVEEKPIDNPTVSRTHEVKFGHNIIWLDCVDNYTHSETWLQLTVPNVAEATDYLLSSGVETCDEIEELPENMHWITDPAGTVFNLQQKR from the coding sequence ATGAACACAAAATTTGAAGCTGGGATTAATATTGCCATAAAAATTCCCAAAAATAAATATGAAAAGACGGTAGCTTTTTACAAAGATATTCTGAAATTGGATGTCGAGGAGAAGCCGATCGATAACCCAACGGTCTCCAGGACACATGAGGTGAAGTTTGGGCACAATATTATTTGGCTGGATTGTGTGGATAACTACACCCATTCCGAAACTTGGTTGCAGCTTACTGTTCCGAATGTTGCTGAAGCGACCGATTATCTATTGTCAAGTGGGGTGGAAACCTGTGACGAAATTGAGGAACTTCCGGAAAATATGCATTGGATTACCGACCCTGCAGGTACCGTGTTCAATTTGCAACAAAAGCGATAA
- a CDS encoding AraC family transcriptional regulator yields the protein MNYRQTMLQALIAFCGERGLDDAKITALSGFSIAQLMNGSRFDISNQQVENLWKNIVLFSKDELIGLHFGATMQLAALNIVGQIIQTSSTVKDALLQIRSMMHVVTDLYTMEIELGHKTCVIQYHKNAGFDHFQMTQRQFGDFLIALTIYELKGLLLKKLKPTKVGLPSFQKDRYMDYETILKCPIVKAEYYTVEFPREYLDFQIITANYEVQTLLINQMNKLQNPNELTGDLSKRIFNYLLANSYLYSLSIEAVAGNFNVSVRTLQRKLKDEGASYVQIVEEVRKSLAVHYMQNSSSSVKEISTILGYAESSAFVRAFKKWTGKTPTEYRTAGL from the coding sequence ATGAATTATAGACAGACCATGTTGCAAGCCTTAATTGCCTTTTGCGGTGAGCGTGGGCTAGATGATGCTAAAATTACTGCATTATCAGGGTTTTCGATTGCCCAATTAATGAACGGCTCCAGGTTTGATATCTCCAATCAACAGGTGGAAAATCTGTGGAAGAACATTGTTCTGTTTTCCAAAGATGAGCTGATAGGCTTGCATTTTGGAGCCACAATGCAGTTAGCGGCTCTGAATATTGTCGGACAAATTATCCAAACGAGCAGCACCGTGAAAGATGCTCTTCTACAAATACGATCGATGATGCACGTAGTCACGGATCTTTACACAATGGAAATAGAACTGGGGCATAAAACATGTGTCATCCAATACCATAAAAATGCAGGTTTTGACCATTTCCAGATGACCCAAAGACAATTCGGAGACTTCCTGATAGCGCTTACAATTTATGAATTGAAAGGGCTGTTGCTTAAAAAGCTGAAACCCACGAAGGTTGGTCTACCAAGCTTTCAGAAAGATCGCTACATGGACTATGAGACAATTTTAAAATGTCCAATAGTAAAAGCAGAATATTATACGGTAGAATTTCCCAGAGAATATCTGGACTTTCAGATCATTACAGCCAACTATGAGGTGCAAACTTTGCTCATTAACCAAATGAACAAATTGCAAAATCCAAACGAGTTAACGGGCGATCTTTCCAAAAGAATATTTAACTACCTCCTAGCGAACTCTTACCTTTACTCACTCTCGATAGAAGCGGTAGCAGGAAATTTCAATGTCAGTGTAAGGACTTTACAGCGTAAACTCAAAGATGAGGGAGCATCTTATGTACAAATTGTTGAAGAGGTGCGTAAGTCACTGGCTGTCCATTACATGCAAAACAGTAGTTCTTCCGTAAAAGAAATTTCAACCATTTTGGGCTATGCTGAGTCAAGTGCCTTCGTTCGGGCATTTAAAAAATGGACAGGCAAAACACCTACAGAATATCGAACAGCTGGTCTCTAG
- a CDS encoding serine hydrolase: MYRNTYFADDHWMTLPYTGSSQAISRVYPYTRKHAPSSTLTSNVLELSHWAIANMYEGRYKNRQIITPSTLKVMTNPTITVDPAQGLSVGLCWFIYPYRGYVNYVHEGGDIGYRSMLSLIPEKKLGVVILSNTDHFDIRQVYFKIMDMLLVNKS, from the coding sequence ATGTATCGTAACACCTATTTCGCTGACGATCATTGGATGACCTTGCCCTATACAGGCAGCTCACAGGCTATAAGTAGGGTATATCCCTATACTCGGAAACATGCACCTAGTTCCACATTAACTTCAAATGTATTAGAGCTATCACATTGGGCAATCGCGAATATGTATGAAGGAAGATATAAAAATAGACAAATTATCACACCATCTACTTTAAAGGTAATGACAAACCCTACCATTACTGTTGATCCGGCTCAGGGATTATCAGTGGGACTATGCTGGTTTATTTATCCCTATAGAGGCTATGTAAATTATGTCCATGAGGGAGGAGATATTGGCTATAGGAGTATGCTCTCGTTGATTCCCGAAAAGAAACTAGGCGTTGTTATACTTAGCAATACAGATCATTTCGATATTCGACAAGTGTATTTTAAGATAATGGATATGTTATTGGTCAATAAATCATAA
- a CDS encoding aldehyde dehydrogenase family protein codes for MQNNIEIRNPATGEVDAVIPVITASELDTAVALLKKGQLSWAKVPLQQRLDCIIAFGQLILANKQELAEILTKETGKPITQSLNEIVGAQNRIEHLRTNAGKWLSEELITTTGATHEKIVYEPLGLIANISAWNFPYNVGFNVFLYALVAGNAVLYKPSEFATGTGIQFEKYLYQAGIPQDVFKCVVGNAEIGQQLLELPLDGYFFTGSYKTGLHIATTVAHKLVPVQLELGGKDPLYVADDIVDIKKAAILAAEGAFYNNGQSCCAVERIYVSDKIYDQFVEAFVEEVASYTIGDPMKQDVFIGPLTRAAQLTVLDTQVKDALAKGATLRLGGHTLEDTGYYYAPTVFEYCNHDMELMKEESFGPLIGIQKVASDDEAIHLMQDTTYGLTAAVFSADQDRAMAILEKMNTGTVYWNCCDRVSPNVPWSGRKNSGLGSTLSAQGIRAFVQPKAYHLRP; via the coding sequence ATGCAAAACAACATAGAAATTAGAAACCCCGCTACAGGGGAGGTAGATGCTGTGATCCCTGTCATCACAGCATCCGAATTAGATACAGCGGTCGCTCTTTTAAAAAAAGGACAACTTTCTTGGGCAAAAGTGCCATTACAACAACGTTTAGACTGCATAATTGCGTTTGGGCAGTTAATTCTGGCTAATAAACAAGAACTTGCCGAAATACTGACGAAGGAAACGGGAAAACCTATTACCCAGTCGCTAAACGAAATTGTAGGGGCACAAAACCGTATCGAACATCTTCGGACAAATGCGGGTAAATGGCTTTCTGAGGAACTCATTACAACAACTGGGGCAACCCACGAAAAGATTGTGTATGAACCACTGGGGCTGATCGCCAATATTTCCGCATGGAATTTCCCTTATAATGTTGGTTTTAATGTATTTCTGTATGCACTTGTAGCTGGCAATGCCGTGCTTTATAAGCCATCGGAGTTTGCTACTGGTACAGGTATACAGTTTGAGAAATATCTGTATCAAGCGGGTATTCCCCAAGATGTATTCAAATGTGTTGTCGGAAATGCCGAGATTGGTCAGCAATTATTGGAGCTACCTCTGGATGGCTATTTTTTTACAGGGTCATATAAGACTGGTCTCCATATTGCGACCACAGTAGCGCATAAATTAGTTCCCGTCCAATTGGAACTAGGAGGGAAGGATCCGCTGTATGTTGCCGATGATATCGTGGATATTAAGAAGGCCGCAATTCTTGCCGCAGAAGGTGCATTTTACAATAATGGACAAAGCTGTTGTGCTGTTGAGCGGATTTATGTCTCGGACAAGATATACGATCAGTTTGTTGAAGCTTTTGTTGAAGAGGTAGCCTCTTATACCATTGGAGATCCGATGAAGCAAGATGTATTTATCGGGCCACTAACCAGAGCCGCTCAGCTGACTGTGCTTGATACCCAAGTAAAAGATGCGCTTGCAAAGGGAGCAACCTTGCGCTTGGGGGGGCATACACTGGAAGATACAGGTTATTACTATGCACCTACAGTTTTTGAGTATTGCAATCACGACATGGAATTGATGAAGGAGGAGAGTTTCGGCCCGTTGATCGGCATCCAAAAGGTGGCTTCAGATGATGAGGCGATCCATCTAATGCAGGATACCACGTATGGCCTGACTGCAGCGGTATTTTCAGCTGATCAGGATAGGGCCATGGCAATACTGGAAAAAATGAACACGGGAACAGTGTATTGGAATTGCTGTGATCGGGTAAGTCCCAACGTCCCTTGGTCTGGACGGAAAAACTCAGGGCTGGGATCAACCCTGTCTGCGCAAGGAATCCGCGCTTTTGTTCAGCCCAAAGCATACCATCTGCGACCATAG
- a CDS encoding iron-containing alcohol dehydrogenase — protein sequence MDTDKIYGFNFPTPIRFGAGAINELPDYLSRNGLNRPLLVTDPTIAELPFFKEIQRKLTGRGIDVIVFHDLHKNPVKSDVLQGGDVYRGNNRDSIIGVGGGAALDVARAIALRAHHHRDLFDYDDLIGGDIYVTNEIPHLITVPTTAGTGSEVGRSAIISEDETKKKRILFSPRLMAKIVFADPLLTMDLPAFVTAATGMDALTHNMEAYLAKGYHPMCDGIALEGMAMVATAIEKATKESDLQSRSKMLLASLMGAVAFQKGLGIVHSLAHPLSSLLDTHHGLANAINLPYGMQFNYAGFEDRFDKMAVALGIGNNAGDKVVDYLFELNTRLDLPTHLSSIGVQKQHLAPLSELAYADFCHPSNPKPVTTEDFLAIYETAF from the coding sequence ATGGATACAGATAAAATTTATGGTTTTAATTTTCCGACACCGATTCGTTTCGGTGCAGGAGCGATCAATGAATTACCGGATTACCTATCGCGCAATGGTCTTAACCGCCCTTTATTGGTAACGGATCCAACTATTGCCGAACTTCCTTTTTTTAAGGAAATCCAGCGTAAATTGACGGGCAGAGGGATAGACGTGATTGTGTTTCATGATTTGCACAAAAATCCGGTTAAATCCGATGTGCTGCAAGGTGGGGATGTCTATCGGGGGAACAATAGGGATTCCATCATCGGTGTTGGAGGCGGAGCTGCACTTGATGTTGCGCGGGCAATAGCACTGCGTGCACATCATCATCGTGATCTCTTTGACTACGACGATCTTATCGGTGGAGATATTTATGTAACCAATGAGATCCCACATCTAATCACTGTACCCACTACAGCAGGTACTGGAAGTGAGGTTGGTCGTAGTGCTATTATTTCCGAAGACGAAACCAAAAAGAAACGTATTTTGTTCAGCCCTAGGTTGATGGCGAAAATAGTCTTTGCGGATCCGCTCCTCACGATGGATCTTCCGGCATTCGTCACAGCGGCTACAGGAATGGATGCCCTCACACACAATATGGAAGCTTATTTAGCAAAAGGATATCATCCGATGTGTGATGGTATAGCGTTAGAGGGAATGGCGATGGTGGCAACAGCTATTGAAAAGGCAACCAAGGAATCTGATTTACAGTCTCGTTCGAAGATGCTTTTGGCCTCACTCATGGGGGCAGTGGCCTTTCAAAAGGGGCTGGGTATTGTCCATAGTCTGGCACATCCTCTTTCCTCGTTGTTAGACACTCATCATGGACTTGCGAATGCCATTAATCTACCTTACGGTATGCAATTTAATTATGCGGGATTCGAAGATCGTTTTGATAAAATGGCAGTAGCGCTCGGTATTGGCAATAACGCTGGCGATAAAGTCGTGGATTATTTATTTGAACTGAATACACGCCTGGATTTACCTACCCATTTATCATCCATCGGTGTGCAAAAGCAACATCTTGCACCATTGTCGGAACTTGCATACGCGGATTTCTGTCATCCTTCAAATCCGAAGCCGGTGACAACAGAAGACTTTCTTGCTATTTATGAAACAGCATTCTAA
- a CDS encoding nuclear transport factor 2 family protein — protein sequence MENINAFVDIFLACLQRRELKNLVDLFAEEFYLEIPGNTVKIKWLGSRRSKPEVEQLFKLLWSAVEPLTAAIQTVLTNEDQAIIKGNFTSKMLETGRLVSSVFFIHLRIHNHKIIEYTLLEDSYAVSEALR from the coding sequence ATGGAAAATATTAATGCTTTTGTGGATATCTTCCTAGCTTGCTTGCAGCGGCGAGAACTGAAAAACCTGGTTGATCTTTTTGCTGAAGAGTTTTACCTGGAAATTCCGGGCAATACAGTAAAGATAAAATGGCTGGGATCGAGAAGGTCGAAACCGGAGGTGGAACAACTTTTTAAGTTACTGTGGTCAGCTGTAGAGCCTTTAACGGCTGCAATACAGACAGTATTGACCAACGAAGATCAGGCTATTATAAAAGGGAATTTTACCTCCAAGATGTTGGAAACAGGAAGGTTGGTCAGTTCTGTATTCTTTATTCACTTGAGGATACACAACCATAAAATTATCGAATATACACTGTTGGAAGACAGTTATGCAGTCTCGGAAGCTTTGCGATAG